The proteins below come from a single Zhouia spongiae genomic window:
- a CDS encoding RNA polymerase sigma-70 factor, whose protein sequence is MKKQHSSLSDHDLLSNFSEGKRYAFDAIFNRYWKRLFVYCYKVYEDEAICEDVIQEVFVSLWERRADLAINNLESYLFRAVKYKMAGKIRKLKFTDYHIEILEEAENIVSYPENTLEYVEFEDELTSLVNQLPDKCKEVFCLSRYERLNNREIAEKLNISVRTVEAHISNALKYLKTNFTIVSIYLLLIKFF, encoded by the coding sequence ATGAAAAAGCAACATTCTTCATTATCAGATCACGACCTTCTGTCTAATTTTTCAGAAGGAAAACGTTATGCTTTTGATGCTATATTTAATCGTTACTGGAAACGTCTTTTTGTGTATTGCTATAAAGTCTATGAAGATGAGGCTATCTGTGAAGATGTTATCCAGGAGGTGTTCGTGAGTTTGTGGGAAAGAAGAGCAGACTTGGCAATCAACAATCTGGAATCTTACCTGTTTAGAGCTGTTAAATATAAAATGGCAGGTAAAATCAGAAAGTTAAAATTTACAGACTACCATATCGAAATTCTCGAAGAGGCAGAAAATATAGTCTCTTATCCCGAAAATACCTTGGAATATGTGGAGTTTGAAGACGAATTAACTTCCTTGGTCAATCAGTTACCGGACAAATGTAAAGAAGTGTTTTGTTTAAGCCGCTACGAAAGGCTTAATAACAGGGAAATTGCCGAAAAGCTTAATATTTCGGTAAGAACGGTAGAAGCACACATTAGCAATGCCCTAAAGTATTTGAAAACTAATTTTACCATAGTTTCAATATATCTTCTTTTAATTAAATTTTTCTGA
- a CDS encoding FecR domain-containing protein, producing the protein MRKEDFLELAEKYATGNCSDEERKIVEYFFDKQQRKQLHNDVADHGQKELILAHLRKRMQPDGVIDLKKKNYRRRYMAVAATFIVILGMSFFLKHLNNSSDYIEAVALQGERKKVELSDGTLVYINSGSKIKYPSSFSSIRNVELDGEAFFEVSRDTTRPFIITSNGIKTKVLGTSFNIRAYAGADVAVHVKTGKVEVSEVKRPANKVYLYPNRQAVFHMPENTFVVTEQDAGNSIAWMHNTMLLENKTLKEVAVILERWYDVKISFETPDLEDLVITGKYKNNTLPEVLESISFLKKIDYSFITEKKILLKSNHKPM; encoded by the coding sequence TTGAGAAAAGAAGATTTTTTAGAATTAGCAGAGAAATACGCAACAGGAAACTGTTCAGATGAGGAGCGTAAAATAGTAGAATACTTTTTTGATAAACAGCAACGTAAACAACTCCATAATGACGTAGCTGATCATGGGCAAAAAGAATTGATTTTGGCTCACCTCCGAAAAAGGATGCAACCCGATGGTGTTATTGATCTTAAGAAAAAGAATTACAGAAGAAGGTACATGGCAGTAGCAGCCACTTTTATAGTCATTCTGGGAATGTCATTTTTCTTAAAACATCTGAATAACTCAAGCGATTATATAGAGGCTGTAGCCTTACAAGGAGAACGAAAGAAAGTGGAGTTGTCTGACGGGACTTTGGTCTATATTAATTCCGGGAGTAAGATTAAATACCCTTCTTCATTTTCTTCAATAAGAAACGTTGAATTAGATGGTGAAGCTTTTTTTGAAGTAAGCAGAGATACGACCAGACCTTTTATAATTACCAGTAACGGTATTAAGACTAAAGTATTGGGAACATCATTCAATATTCGGGCTTATGCCGGGGCAGATGTAGCTGTTCATGTAAAAACGGGAAAAGTAGAAGTGAGTGAAGTGAAAAGGCCTGCCAATAAAGTTTACTTGTACCCGAACAGACAAGCAGTATTCCATATGCCGGAAAATACCTTTGTAGTTACTGAACAGGATGCCGGAAATTCAATTGCCTGGATGCATAATACAATGCTGCTTGAAAATAAAACATTAAAAGAAGTGGCTGTTATTTTAGAAAGGTGGTACGATGTGAAAATTTCTTTTGAAACACCTGATCTGGAAGATTTGGTCATCACCGGAAAATATAAAAACAATACACTTCCGGAAGTATTGGAAAGTATAAGCTTTTTGAAAAAAATTGATTACAGCTTTATAACTGAAAAAAAGATCTTACTTAAATCAAATCATAAGCCTATGTAA
- a CDS encoding SusC/RagA family TonB-linked outer membrane protein, whose amino-acid sequence MTSKLQKLLLNMLKQGTYIFISVFTALQLYSNTGNAQSTANVRISVSLQKGSVLKLLEVIEKETDFTFVYDDEVSQDDRIYTFDYQNKSVSYILDDLAKKGNYDFKQINKTITVVRQTPEFQRLLLKGEVKDPNGVPLPGATVVLKDTNIGTTTDFDGLFTFKVPKDKGTVVVSFIGYKSKELAYRASSFLSVQLEEDVSSLSEVVVTALGIKKEEKKLGYAQQTVSSEQLTDARPNNWSEALRGKVPGLSIQSLGGPLNSQQIKLRGDNSLNPGANSALIVVDGVPVTSGLPSSGASNSYMGGDASNDTPVDFGNGIADINPEDIDNVSILKGAGAAALYGSRAANGVVIITTKSGKKGKGLGVSISSNTKFDVITRWPDWQYEYGQGSGKGSYLKPNVDSDGNPVDYNNRLYYTYGASEDGKSTGGSSSAFGPKFNGQYYYQYDPVVEGQSPERQLWRPYTNNRKGFWRVGTTNIQNISVQGGGEKGAMRASVTHLDNEWIMPNTGYEQLSTSVNANYQVSNKIKLSTVVNYRNRKSNNLPGHGYNNHSIAYFMIFQNPNVDLKWYEPIWKKDKDQVDMIRPFSGYIDNPYAMAYEIINTLDHNAVTGNLKADIDISPRFDMMLRASLNNYNKESQQKRPYDINRYANGYFRKTNVYKEEVNTDFLLSYNNLNKSEFDISASVGGNVMKYKYRRMDSWTEGLETPGIYNLVNGTNLFTSAYDGNEQVNSIYGTASLGYQGKVFVDLTGRNDWSSTLPEHNWSFFYPSVNTSVILSEIFSMPESINFTKLRFSYAEVGNDAPRYSTAKYYGKGSYEFPSSAVAPTTLYNTDLKPEQTESLEAGLNIKMFNNRIDFDASAYRTITKNQILKVPLTASAGYSSAWINSGEVRNLGMELMLTAKPIKTRNFEWSTTLNWSANESKVLSLDPRLEGKLQMLSSSNARLVAIEGKSATSLYGRGFERSPDGAVLYDKNGYPLKTSEDIYIGETTPDWVGGFLNSFKYKNFRLNVAIDGQYGGVIYSHTHHKLTQQGKLAHTLRGREEGELVGAGVVDNGDGTYSPNTTPLPIAVYYDKHYELVNTEANSFDASFIKLREVSLEYNVPKSYLKNMFLEGVKLSVYGRNLAVISDFPIYDPEVAGQAGGTSMFSGVEVGQMPVPTEFGFNVKLDL is encoded by the coding sequence ATGACTAGCAAATTACAAAAATTATTATTAAACATGTTAAAGCAAGGCACCTATATATTCATATCTGTTTTTACTGCCTTACAACTGTATTCCAATACTGGAAATGCACAAAGTACTGCCAATGTTCGAATTTCTGTTTCATTACAAAAGGGCTCTGTACTAAAACTACTTGAAGTAATTGAAAAAGAAACCGATTTTACATTTGTCTATGATGATGAGGTATCTCAAGACGATCGGATTTATACGTTCGATTATCAAAATAAAAGTGTTTCATACATACTGGATGATCTGGCAAAGAAGGGTAATTATGACTTTAAACAAATCAATAAAACCATTACAGTGGTTAGACAAACGCCTGAATTTCAGCGTCTGCTGTTAAAAGGAGAGGTTAAAGATCCGAATGGGGTTCCATTACCGGGAGCAACGGTTGTACTTAAGGACACTAATATTGGTACTACAACAGATTTTGACGGACTTTTTACATTTAAAGTTCCTAAAGACAAGGGCACTGTTGTGGTATCGTTTATCGGATATAAAAGCAAAGAACTGGCATACCGGGCTTCATCGTTCTTAAGTGTTCAACTTGAAGAGGATGTAAGTTCTTTGAGTGAAGTGGTGGTAACTGCCCTGGGAATTAAAAAAGAGGAAAAGAAATTAGGATATGCACAACAAACCGTTAGTTCGGAGCAATTAACAGACGCTCGTCCTAATAACTGGTCAGAAGCCTTACGTGGTAAAGTTCCCGGACTTTCAATTCAATCTCTGGGAGGTCCTTTAAATTCTCAACAAATTAAGTTAAGAGGAGACAATTCATTAAATCCGGGTGCTAATTCAGCTTTAATCGTCGTTGATGGAGTTCCTGTTACCAGCGGACTTCCGTCATCAGGTGCTTCTAACTCATATATGGGAGGGGATGCTTCAAACGATACACCGGTAGATTTTGGAAATGGAATAGCGGATATTAACCCGGAAGATATAGATAATGTATCAATTCTAAAGGGAGCAGGAGCAGCGGCTTTATATGGAAGCAGGGCTGCCAATGGTGTTGTTATTATAACAACAAAATCAGGTAAAAAAGGAAAAGGACTGGGAGTAAGTATCAGCTCAAATACAAAATTTGACGTTATCACCAGATGGCCCGATTGGCAATACGAATATGGTCAGGGTAGCGGTAAAGGAAGCTATTTAAAACCTAATGTAGATTCAGATGGAAATCCGGTCGATTACAACAACCGTTTGTATTATACCTATGGAGCATCGGAAGATGGTAAAAGTACAGGAGGTAGTAGTAGTGCCTTTGGCCCCAAATTTAACGGACAGTATTATTATCAGTACGATCCGGTTGTAGAAGGACAGTCGCCTGAGCGACAGTTATGGAGACCCTATACAAATAACCGTAAAGGTTTCTGGAGAGTAGGTACTACCAATATTCAGAATATCTCTGTTCAGGGTGGAGGAGAAAAAGGAGCCATGAGAGCTTCTGTAACTCACCTCGATAACGAATGGATCATGCCTAATACTGGGTATGAGCAACTGTCTACTTCGGTAAACGCTAATTATCAGGTGTCTAATAAAATCAAATTGAGTACCGTTGTTAATTACAGAAACCGAAAAAGTAATAATCTACCCGGACATGGTTATAACAACCATTCGATAGCATACTTTATGATTTTTCAAAATCCGAATGTAGACCTAAAATGGTATGAACCTATCTGGAAAAAAGATAAAGACCAGGTAGATATGATTCGCCCGTTTAGCGGATACATCGATAACCCTTATGCAATGGCGTATGAAATAATAAATACACTGGACCACAATGCGGTTACCGGAAACCTGAAAGCAGACATTGATATTTCTCCTCGTTTCGATATGATGTTAAGAGCATCACTAAACAACTATAACAAGGAGTCTCAGCAAAAACGCCCTTACGACATTAACAGGTATGCCAATGGATACTTTAGAAAGACAAATGTGTATAAAGAAGAGGTAAATACAGATTTCTTATTGTCATATAACAATTTAAATAAGAGCGAATTTGACATCTCTGCTTCCGTAGGTGGTAATGTAATGAAATACAAGTACAGGAGAATGGACTCGTGGACTGAAGGTTTGGAGACTCCGGGAATCTATAACCTGGTTAACGGAACAAATCTTTTTACCAGTGCTTACGACGGAAACGAGCAGGTAAATAGTATATACGGAACCGCTTCATTGGGTTATCAGGGGAAAGTATTTGTAGACCTTACAGGGAGAAACGATTGGTCGAGTACATTGCCTGAGCATAACTGGTCGTTCTTTTACCCATCGGTAAATACCAGTGTTATTCTGAGTGAGATATTTTCGATGCCTGAGAGTATCAATTTTACAAAACTGAGGTTCTCCTATGCCGAAGTAGGTAATGATGCCCCGAGATACAGCACGGCTAAATATTATGGTAAAGGCTCGTATGAGTTTCCTAGTTCGGCTGTAGCGCCTACCACATTGTATAATACAGATCTGAAACCGGAACAAACCGAAAGTTTAGAGGCCGGATTAAATATTAAAATGTTTAATAATCGTATTGATTTTGATGCTTCAGCATACAGAACAATCACAAAAAACCAGATCTTAAAAGTGCCTTTAACGGCTTCTGCCGGATATAGCAGCGCATGGATTAATTCTGGTGAGGTAAGAAATTTAGGGATGGAGTTAATGCTGACGGCCAAACCAATAAAAACCCGGAATTTTGAATGGAGCACCACTTTAAACTGGTCTGCAAACGAAAGTAAGGTATTAAGTCTCGATCCCAGGTTAGAGGGAAAACTTCAGATGCTTAGTTCATCTAATGCGCGCCTGGTTGCTATAGAAGGTAAATCGGCTACTTCATTATACGGAAGAGGTTTCGAGAGGTCTCCTGACGGAGCGGTTCTGTATGACAAAAATGGTTATCCGCTAAAAACCTCGGAAGACATTTATATAGGTGAAACTACTCCTGATTGGGTTGGAGGGTTTCTCAATAGCTTCAAGTATAAAAACTTCAGACTTAATGTTGCCATAGACGGACAATACGGGGGAGTAATCTATTCGCATACCCATCATAAATTAACCCAACAAGGAAAGCTTGCGCACACGCTCAGGGGTAGAGAAGAAGGGGAACTAGTCGGAGCGGGTGTGGTCGATAACGGAGACGGAACCTATTCACCGAATACGACGCCGCTTCCAATAGCAGTATATTACGATAAGCATTACGAACTCGTAAACACAGAAGCCAATTCTTTCGATGCATCCTTCATTAAATTACGAGAAGTCTCATTAGAGTATAACGTACCTAAATCGTATCTGAAAAACATGTTTTTAGAAGGCGTGAAGCTATCTGTTTACGGTCGGAACCTGGCGGTTATTTCAGACTTCCCGATTTACGACCCGGAAGTTGCAGGTCAGGCCGGAGGAACAAGTATGTTTTCAGGGGTAGAAGTTGGTCAGATGCCTGTTCCGACAGAATTTGGTTTTAATGTAAAATTAGATCTTTAA
- a CDS encoding SusD/RagB family nutrient-binding outer membrane lipoprotein — MKKNIIIVILSCSAIFSACTGDFEEINTHPNQLEDITAGNPLNPTIYALARRNTYQARNITFGLMQVFFRIDDLVDQPYLYDLTPDIGASFWNDYYKWLTNINEIEKAAIEDEKPNYQAIALTLKAYAFSMLTDTFGDIPMEEALNAENGVFFPEFSKQEDIYQIILDYLEKANELYDSDKGMVYTDDILFGNDVHKWQKFTNSLHLRLLLRISDKQNGAYAKMTTMINTPSQYPVFTSNAEDAVLQVTGEAPNISPWDRSSDFGLFRYYGAFFIDNLNKFNDPRRPVFATVARGLNDEDYGYIGQPIDIVQNPLPDSIATASSVQKSLVEEPMIIPMLTYAEVEFIKAELAQKGYIADAKEHYENGTRAAIEMWGVEVPDHYFENEFTKYDGTLERIMLQKYYALYLTDYQSWFEHRRTGLPVLPTASTMYNDALMPSRLTYPISSSTMNSENYKDAVDAMGGDNINVKVWWDID; from the coding sequence ATGAAAAAAAATATAATCATAGTAATTCTTAGCTGTTCTGCCATATTCAGTGCATGTACAGGCGATTTTGAAGAAATAAATACCCATCCGAATCAATTGGAAGATATAACCGCGGGAAATCCGTTAAACCCTACCATTTATGCTTTGGCCCGTAGAAATACCTATCAGGCCAGAAACATAACCTTCGGTTTAATGCAGGTATTCTTCAGAATAGACGACCTGGTAGATCAACCGTATTTATACGATTTAACTCCAGATATAGGCGCTTCTTTCTGGAATGATTATTACAAATGGTTAACCAATATCAATGAAATTGAAAAAGCTGCTATCGAAGATGAAAAGCCTAATTACCAGGCTATAGCTCTCACTTTAAAGGCGTATGCGTTTTCTATGTTAACCGATACATTCGGCGATATTCCTATGGAGGAAGCACTAAATGCCGAAAATGGGGTGTTTTTCCCTGAATTCAGTAAGCAAGAAGATATTTATCAGATCATTCTGGATTATTTAGAAAAGGCCAATGAGCTGTATGATTCTGATAAAGGAATGGTATATACCGACGATATCCTCTTTGGTAATGATGTACATAAATGGCAAAAATTTACGAATTCATTACATTTAAGGTTGCTATTAAGAATATCAGATAAGCAAAATGGAGCATATGCTAAGATGACCACGATGATTAATACACCCTCACAATATCCGGTTTTTACTTCAAATGCTGAAGATGCAGTGCTACAAGTAACCGGGGAAGCACCTAACATTTCGCCATGGGACCGTTCTTCTGATTTTGGTTTGTTTAGATATTATGGCGCGTTTTTTATAGACAACCTTAACAAGTTTAATGATCCGAGAAGACCTGTTTTTGCTACTGTAGCCAGAGGCTTAAACGATGAAGATTACGGATATATCGGACAACCGATAGATATAGTTCAAAATCCATTACCGGATAGTATAGCAACCGCCTCCAGTGTGCAAAAATCTTTAGTAGAAGAACCGATGATTATACCAATGTTAACGTATGCTGAGGTTGAATTTATAAAAGCCGAACTGGCACAAAAAGGATATATAGCCGACGCAAAGGAGCATTACGAAAACGGTACAAGAGCAGCCATCGAAATGTGGGGTGTTGAGGTTCCTGATCACTATTTTGAAAATGAATTTACCAAATATGACGGTACGTTAGAAAGGATCATGTTGCAGAAGTACTACGCATTATACCTGACCGATTATCAGTCGTGGTTTGAGCACCGGAGAACAGGTTTACCTGTGCTGCCAACAGCTTCAACAATGTACAATGATGCTCTAATGCCGTCGAGATTAACCTATCCGATATCATCAAGTACCATGAACAGTGAAAATTATAAGGATGCTGTTGATGCCATGGGAGGAGACAATATCAACGTTAAAGTTTGGTGGGACATAGATTAA
- a CDS encoding calcineurin-like phosphoesterase C-terminal domain-containing protein → MDNRRDFLRKIGLATGGVTALGLFPSAVYANAETINEPFKTINIKGRVTSNKKGLPNVVVTDGQSVVRTDSKGHFEFISSNKRDFVYLSLPAGYKIDRLQNGSADYFKRIDKKKLKNEFHFELEKLEQGDDEHHFLVLADTQIQNEYEAEQLLTVATPDLIKTIQDLNSPNVFGIGCGDLVFDKLHLFEYYNKAVKNTNIPFFQVIGNHDMDLGGRSDEVTTTTFNNLFGPTYYSFNRGEIHYVVLDDVFFIGRDKKYIGYITEEQLAWLEKDLSFIEPGTTVVVSVHIPTNTGSPKRYPDKDHIGGVVNNRQHLYQLLAPFNAHIMSGHTHFNDNMINGNIYEHCHGTVCGAWWSGPICHDGTPNGYGVYAAKGSELSWYYKSTGLDKDHQMRVYKKGEHPDFLDSYSVNVWNWDPEWKIVWYEDGVKKGMPERIVAKDPLSIQLHEGPEMPKRRKWVEPQLNDHMFFFEPSKDASTIVVEATDRFGNVYAEKLM, encoded by the coding sequence ATGGACAACAGAAGAGATTTTTTAAGAAAAATAGGTTTGGCTACCGGCGGGGTTACGGCCTTAGGATTGTTTCCGTCAGCCGTTTATGCCAATGCTGAAACAATAAACGAACCCTTCAAAACTATCAATATAAAAGGAAGGGTAACATCAAATAAAAAAGGCCTCCCGAATGTAGTGGTAACAGACGGACAAAGTGTAGTGAGAACCGACAGTAAAGGACATTTTGAATTTATAAGCAGTAATAAAAGAGACTTTGTATACCTGAGTCTGCCTGCCGGATATAAAATTGACCGACTGCAAAATGGTTCAGCCGATTATTTTAAGCGTATCGATAAAAAGAAGTTAAAGAATGAATTTCACTTCGAATTGGAAAAATTAGAACAAGGAGATGATGAACACCATTTTTTGGTGTTAGCAGACACTCAGATTCAAAATGAATATGAAGCAGAACAGTTATTAACTGTAGCGACTCCCGATCTTATTAAAACAATACAAGACCTGAACAGTCCTAATGTATTCGGAATAGGCTGTGGCGACCTTGTATTCGATAAACTTCACCTGTTTGAATATTATAATAAGGCTGTTAAGAATACAAACATTCCTTTTTTCCAGGTTATAGGTAATCACGACATGGATCTTGGAGGAAGAAGCGATGAGGTTACTACAACTACGTTTAATAATCTTTTCGGCCCGACTTATTATTCATTTAACAGAGGAGAGATACATTATGTGGTTTTAGATGATGTGTTTTTTATCGGAAGAGATAAAAAGTATATAGGTTATATTACCGAAGAACAGCTGGCCTGGCTCGAAAAAGACCTTAGCTTTATTGAACCCGGTACTACCGTAGTTGTATCTGTTCATATCCCGACTAATACCGGTTCTCCAAAACGCTACCCGGACAAGGATCATATTGGAGGTGTAGTAAACAACAGGCAGCATTTATACCAGTTACTGGCGCCTTTTAATGCACATATTATGTCCGGGCATACCCATTTTAACGATAATATGATTAACGGAAATATTTACGAACACTGTCATGGTACCGTTTGTGGTGCCTGGTGGAGCGGACCGATTTGTCACGATGGGACACCAAACGGCTATGGAGTGTATGCAGCTAAAGGATCTGAACTTTCATGGTATTATAAATCTACCGGATTAGATAAAGATCATCAGATGCGAGTATATAAAAAAGGAGAACATCCCGATTTTCTGGATAGTTACAGTGTGAATGTATGGAATTGGGATCCGGAATGGAAGATTGTATGGTATGAAGATGGTGTTAAAAAAGGAATGCCGGAAAGAATTGTTGCGAAAGACCCTTTAAGCATTCAGTTACACGAAGGTCCGGAGATGCCGAAACGCAGAAAATGGGTAGAACCGCAATTAAATGATCATATGTTTTTCTTCGAGCCTTCCAAAGATGCTTCAACCATTGTGGTCGAAGCAACGGACAGGTTCGGTAATGTATATGCTGAAAAATTAATGTAG
- a CDS encoding F-BAR domain-containing protein, with the protein MKTKVLFIAFVLFSFAFATAQPPHSQGRKHKKHAHKKHHKYKKEHRKEVAEYYRERSKMEREYQRKIAKLERDYNKDLRKRELRHLESCRKCNHHFYHNNNYYYQNGVYYSRRTRTPITLDAELFFRNGAIRVSL; encoded by the coding sequence ATGAAAACCAAAGTATTATTTATAGCATTTGTTTTATTTTCTTTTGCATTTGCTACGGCTCAGCCTCCACATAGTCAAGGACGGAAACACAAAAAGCACGCTCATAAAAAACATCATAAATACAAAAAAGAACATAGGAAAGAAGTTGCCGAGTATTACAGAGAACGGAGTAAAATGGAGCGGGAGTACCAAAGGAAAATAGCGAAGTTAGAAAGAGATTACAATAAAGATCTCAGAAAACGTGAATTGAGACATTTAGAAAGCTGCAGAAAATGTAATCATCATTTCTATCATAATAACAATTATTACTACCAAAACGGAGTTTATTACTCCAGAAGAACAAGAACCCCAATTACCTTAGATGCTGAATTATTTTTCAGAAACGGCGCCATAAGGGTTTCATTATAA
- a CDS encoding GNAT family N-acetyltransferase, whose amino-acid sequence MKENTENNSIRPAKPEDYNQVAPLIIQAMEDVACKLIQAENPYDALPLFEKFFQQTSNQYSFDNTLVFVENGIVAGSITGYDGALLEAYRKPFLDYIEKAYDVRHDSLEDETQAGEYYIDTLSVSDKFQGKGIGSKLIKKLIVKAGENGYSKVGLLVDQTNPLAKKLYTRLGFKVEKTITFANGIYEHMQYEIKNTP is encoded by the coding sequence ATGAAAGAAAACACAGAAAACAACAGTATAAGACCTGCAAAACCTGAAGATTATAACCAAGTGGCTCCATTAATTATTCAGGCTATGGAAGACGTTGCCTGTAAGCTTATACAAGCTGAAAATCCGTACGATGCCTTACCGCTTTTTGAAAAATTTTTTCAACAAACATCGAATCAATATAGTTTTGACAATACTCTTGTCTTTGTTGAAAATGGTATCGTTGCCGGATCGATTACCGGTTACGATGGTGCCCTGCTTGAAGCATACCGAAAACCCTTCCTGGATTATATAGAAAAAGCATATGATGTCAGGCATGATTCTCTGGAAGATGAAACTCAAGCCGGTGAATACTATATAGACACTTTGAGTGTTTCTGATAAGTTTCAAGGTAAAGGAATTGGCAGCAAGCTTATTAAAAAGCTTATTGTAAAGGCCGGGGAGAATGGTTATTCAAAAGTCGGATTATTGGTCGACCAAACAAATCCGCTGGCAAAAAAACTCTATACACGCCTGGGGTTTAAGGTTGAAAAAACCATCACATTTGCAAATGGAATATATGAGCATATGCAATACGAAATAAAAAATACTCCTTAA
- a CDS encoding dicarboxylate/amino acid:cation symporter → MKQIFSNLLFKVFIAIVLGVVFGVYLPEWINRIFATFNAFFGQFLNFSIPLIIMGLIMPAIADLGKGAGKMLLLTAAIAYGSTLFSGFLTYFTASSVFPGLLESQVDSAMSISETERELLPYFSITIPPMLDVMSSLVFAFIIGLGLSFQENSGLGKVVKDFQLIIMQLIEKVIIPLLPLYILGIFAGMAFNGKVYAVLSVFLKIIGVIFALHILLLLLQYVIAGMITKKNPVRLLVTMLPAYFTALGTQSSAATIPVTLEQTLKNGVSEKVAGFVVPLCATIHLSGSIMKITACAMALMILHGMPFTFTLFAGFIFMLGIAMVAAPGVPGGAIMAAIGILHSMLGFNEEMQGLMIALYIAMDSFGTACNVTGDGAISLVVNRCTKSIT, encoded by the coding sequence ATGAAGCAAATTTTTTCAAACCTGTTGTTCAAGGTATTTATAGCTATAGTTCTGGGAGTTGTTTTCGGAGTTTATTTGCCCGAATGGATAAATAGAATTTTCGCAACGTTTAACGCGTTTTTCGGACAGTTTCTGAACTTCTCCATCCCGTTGATTATTATGGGACTGATTATGCCGGCGATAGCAGATCTGGGAAAAGGTGCTGGCAAAATGTTGTTATTGACGGCCGCAATTGCATATGGTTCAACACTTTTTTCGGGGTTTTTAACATATTTTACAGCATCTTCCGTCTTCCCGGGATTATTAGAATCACAGGTAGATAGCGCAATGAGTATTTCTGAGACAGAAAGAGAGCTTTTACCTTATTTCTCAATTACGATCCCGCCGATGCTCGATGTAATGAGTTCCTTGGTTTTTGCATTCATTATCGGATTGGGACTGTCTTTTCAGGAAAACTCGGGTTTAGGAAAGGTTGTCAAAGACTTTCAGTTAATCATTATGCAGCTGATCGAAAAAGTGATTATCCCGCTTCTCCCTCTGTACATCTTAGGAATTTTTGCAGGGATGGCTTTCAATGGTAAAGTTTATGCGGTACTTTCTGTCTTTTTAAAAATAATAGGGGTCATTTTTGCCTTACATATCTTATTATTGCTGCTACAGTACGTAATTGCAGGTATGATTACCAAAAAAAATCCGGTCAGGCTGTTGGTAACAATGCTGCCTGCTTATTTCACTGCCCTGGGGACACAATCATCGGCAGCAACTATTCCGGTAACCCTCGAACAGACTCTCAAGAATGGAGTTTCTGAAAAAGTGGCAGGCTTTGTAGTTCCGCTTTGCGCCACGATTCATTTATCGGGGAGTATTATGAAAATTACTGCCTGTGCCATGGCGCTGATGATTTTACACGGAATGCCATTTACGTTTACACTCTTTGCAGGTTTTATTTTTATGTTGGGAATTGCGATGGTAGCAGCGCCGGGTGTTCCCGGAGGAGCTATTATGGCTGCAATAGGGATACTACATTCTATGCTGGGGTTTAATGAAGAAATGCAGGGATTAATGATAGCACTATACATAGCAATGGATAGCTTCGGAACCGCCTGTAATGTAACCGGAGACGGAGCCATTTCCCTGGTCGTAAATAGATGTACAAAATCAATAACGTAA